In one window of Chryseobacterium viscerum DNA:
- the rsgA gene encoding ribosome small subunit-dependent GTPase A, giving the protein MKGKIIKSTGSWYQVLELETNKIFEARIRGKFKLIKTRLTNPLAVGDFVEFQLEQDDIAWITKIEPRSNYLIRKSVNLSKEAHIIASNIDLACFIFTLKHPETSLGFLDRFLACCEAYNITPLILFNKIDVLHGEEIEIVKDIEFLYQEIGYNTLEISSYSRLNLEQLEEILKDKTSVFFGHSGCGKSTLVNALQPGLNLKTSEISDTHLKGKHTTTFAQMHFWDFGGNVIDTPGVREFAMIDIEKEEVQHYFPEIFKKREECKFHNCLHINEPKCAVLDALETGEIQHSRYATYIKLMDEAEEASQK; this is encoded by the coding sequence GGCAGTTGGTACCAGGTTTTGGAATTGGAAACAAATAAAATTTTCGAGGCCAGAATCAGGGGGAAATTCAAACTAATAAAAACAAGGCTTACCAATCCACTTGCTGTAGGAGATTTTGTTGAATTTCAGCTTGAACAGGATGATATTGCATGGATCACGAAAATTGAGCCGCGTTCTAATTATCTGATCAGAAAATCAGTAAACCTTTCAAAAGAAGCCCATATTATTGCTTCCAATATTGATCTAGCGTGTTTTATCTTTACTCTGAAACATCCTGAAACATCTTTAGGATTCCTTGACAGGTTTCTGGCATGCTGTGAAGCCTATAATATTACTCCATTGATTCTCTTTAATAAGATTGATGTTCTCCACGGGGAAGAAATAGAAATTGTGAAAGACATAGAGTTTCTCTACCAGGAAATTGGCTATAACACATTGGAAATTTCATCCTATTCGAGACTGAATCTTGAGCAGCTGGAGGAAATCCTTAAAGATAAAACCTCAGTATTCTTCGGACACTCCGGTTGTGGGAAATCTACTTTAGTAAATGCTTTGCAGCCAGGATTGAATTTAAAAACATCTGAAATTTCAGATACCCACCTGAAAGGAAAACATACAACAACTTTTGCACAGATGCACTTTTGGGATTTTGGCGGAAATGTTATCGATACCCCTGGTGTTCGTGAATTTGCCATGATTGATATTGAAAAAGAAGAAGTACAGCATTACTTCCCTGAGATTTTCAAAAAGAGAGAAGAGTGTAAATTTCATAATTGTCTTCACATTAATGAACCGAAGTGCGCCGTTCTTGATGCCCTTGAAACAGGCGAAATACAACATTCGCGCTATGCCACTTACATCAAATTGATGGATGAGGCGGAAGAAGCTTCTCAGAAATAA